One window of the Desulfobacterales bacterium genome contains the following:
- a CDS encoding branched-chain amino acid ABC transporter permease LivH (LivHMGF is the membrane component of the LIV-I/LS branched-chain amino acid transporter), whose product MDYFLELLLGGLTRGSIYALIALGYTMVYGIIQLINFAHGEIYMIGAFTALIVAGVLTLLGWNQVAILVIASLVAVVYSSAYGFTVEKLAYKPLRHAPRLSALISAIGMSLFLQNYVLLAQTSDFLPFPSLIPEFKFLAPYAHIIRSSEIVILITTTAVMILLTLMIKFTRIGKAMRATAQDRDMAMLVGVDVNRVISVTFIVGSATAAIGGVLIASHIGQINFYIGFIAGIKAFVAAVLGGIGSIPGAVLGSLVLGWTESFFTGYVSSDYEDVFAFLFLVFILIFRPSGILGRSETEKV is encoded by the coding sequence ATGGATTACTTTCTCGAACTTTTACTGGGAGGTTTGACGCGCGGCAGCATCTATGCCCTGATCGCCCTGGGGTATACCATGGTGTACGGCATTATCCAGCTGATCAACTTTGCCCATGGTGAAATCTATATGATCGGGGCGTTTACGGCCCTGATCGTGGCCGGCGTACTGACACTGCTGGGCTGGAATCAGGTGGCGATCCTGGTAATCGCCTCCCTGGTGGCAGTGGTCTATTCCAGCGCGTACGGCTTTACGGTTGAAAAGTTAGCCTACAAGCCCCTGCGGCATGCCCCCAGACTGTCCGCCCTGATCAGCGCCATCGGCATGTCCCTGTTTTTGCAAAATTATGTCCTGCTGGCCCAGACATCCGACTTTCTGCCTTTTCCCAGTCTGATCCCGGAATTTAAATTTCTTGCGCCCTACGCCCACATTATCCGGTCTTCGGAAATCGTCATCCTGATTACAACCACCGCCGTCATGATTCTCCTGACATTGATGATCAAATTTACCAGAATCGGCAAAGCCATGCGGGCCACGGCCCAAGACCGCGATATGGCCATGCTGGTGGGGGTGGACGTCAACCGCGTTATCTCGGTTACCTTTATCGTCGGTTCGGCCACGGCCGCCATCGGCGGGGTGCTGATCGCCTCCCATATCGGACAGATCAATTTTTACATCGGCTTCATCGCCGGCATTAAGGCCTTTGTCGCGGCGGTCCTGGGCGGCATCGGCAGTATTCCCGGGGCAGTCCTGGGCAGCCTGGTCCTGGGCTGGACCGAGAGTTTTTTTACCGGATATGTTTCCAGCGATTATGAAGACGTGTTTGCATTTCTATTCCTGGTATTCATTCTGATTTTCAGACCCTCCGGTATCCTGGGTCGATCCGAAACCGAGAAGGTGTGA
- a CDS encoding branched-chain amino acid ABC transporter substrate-binding protein encodes MLTKRIPIAVSLIVWVSILMFMGNAFAAEPIRLGVAGPHSGDLASYGIPTTKAAELVVKDVNAKGGILGRKVELLVEDDVCKPEVATNTATKLVSLKAHVVIGHICSGATKAALGIYKDSKIIAMSPSATNPALTQSGDYPNFYRTIASDDAQARLEVDFALDTLKLKKIAVLHDKGDYGKGLAEFAKAFLEKDSRAKVVLYEGITPGAVDYSAVVQKIKRANADAVIFGGYHPEASKIVTQMRKKKMKTVFISDDGVKDDTFIKVAGKYAEGVYATGPKDVSQNPMAIAANEAHKKAYGSDPGAFFLNAYAATQALLNAIEKAGSTDYDAVAKALRTQDVETPLGKIHFDDRGDATGVGFSMYQVKNGVYVEIK; translated from the coding sequence ATGTTAACCAAAAGAATCCCGATAGCAGTATCATTGATCGTATGGGTATCGATTTTGATGTTCATGGGAAATGCTTTCGCAGCAGAGCCCATTCGGCTGGGCGTCGCCGGTCCCCATAGCGGCGACCTGGCATCATACGGCATCCCCACCACAAAGGCCGCAGAGCTGGTGGTCAAGGATGTCAATGCAAAGGGCGGCATTTTGGGAAGAAAGGTCGAGCTGCTGGTGGAAGATGATGTCTGTAAGCCGGAAGTGGCCACCAACACGGCAACCAAGCTGGTATCCCTGAAAGCGCATGTGGTTATCGGCCATATCTGCAGCGGCGCCACCAAGGCAGCCCTCGGCATCTACAAGGATTCCAAAATTATCGCCATGTCCCCCTCGGCCACCAACCCGGCCCTGACCCAAAGCGGCGATTATCCCAACTTTTACCGAACCATCGCGTCCGATGACGCCCAGGCACGACTGGAAGTTGATTTTGCCCTGGACACCCTGAAGCTGAAAAAAATAGCCGTGCTTCATGACAAGGGCGACTACGGCAAAGGGCTGGCAGAATTTGCCAAAGCATTTCTGGAAAAAGATTCCAGGGCCAAAGTGGTTCTCTATGAAGGCATTACGCCCGGCGCGGTGGACTATTCCGCCGTCGTTCAGAAAATAAAACGCGCCAATGCCGACGCAGTCATCTTCGGCGGCTACCATCCGGAAGCTTCCAAGATCGTCACCCAAATGCGCAAAAAGAAGATGAAAACCGTCTTTATCTCCGATGACGGCGTAAAGGACGACACCTTTATCAAAGTCGCCGGCAAATACGCGGAAGGGGTTTACGCCACCGGCCCGAAAGATGTTTCTCAAAACCCCATGGCGATTGCCGCCAATGAAGCCCATAAAAAAGCCTATGGTTCGGATCCCGGCGCATTTTTCCTGAATGCTTACGCCGCAACCCAGGCCCTTCTGAATGCCATTGAAAAGGCCGGTTCAACGGATTATGACGCCGTCGCCAAAGCGCTTCGCACCCAGGATGTCGAAACCCCGCTGGGGAAAATCCACTTTGATGACAGAGGGGATGCCACCGGCGTCGGGTTCTCCATGTATCAAGTCAAAAATGGCGTTTATGTTGAAATTAAATAA
- a CDS encoding NAD(+)/NADH kinase, with translation MKKIGLVVKNDPEAIQKADELEKWLCSKKVRVIRKESAPPDRRLKSHRKTQAPADLFCVFVLGGDGTFLSAVRWIGDRKIPILGVKFGEVGFLAETAEESLFRVAEAILDNDFKTEPRMRLKVTVDRAGRESISETVLNDVVINKGALARLAQIKTFINEHYLTTYRADGLIIATPTGSTAYSLAAGGPVIHPDVPGIIMTPISPFTLTNRPLIVPDSVTITIKLAEKSADILLTFDGQAGIEIDEHDTITVRRDQHPIHMITIPGQDYFDVLKAKLRWSGGRV, from the coding sequence TTGAAAAAAATTGGTTTGGTAGTTAAAAACGATCCGGAGGCCATTCAGAAGGCGGATGAGCTTGAAAAATGGCTATGCTCGAAAAAAGTTCGGGTGATCCGAAAGGAAAGCGCGCCGCCTGACCGCAGGCTGAAGTCCCACCGAAAGACACAGGCGCCGGCGGATTTGTTTTGTGTTTTTGTTCTGGGCGGGGACGGCACTTTCCTGAGTGCGGTTCGCTGGATCGGCGACCGGAAAATCCCCATTTTGGGGGTGAAGTTCGGGGAGGTGGGGTTTTTAGCGGAAACGGCGGAAGAGAGTCTGTTCCGGGTCGCCGAGGCGATATTAGATAATGATTTTAAAACCGAACCCCGGATGCGCCTGAAGGTCACGGTGGACCGGGCGGGCCGCGAAAGTATCAGCGAAACGGTGCTCAATGATGTCGTCATCAATAAGGGGGCCCTGGCCAGGCTGGCCCAAATTAAAACATTTATTAATGAACACTATCTCACCACCTATCGGGCCGACGGCCTGATCATTGCAACGCCCACCGGTTCAACCGCCTATTCTCTGGCGGCCGGCGGCCCGGTCATTCATCCGGATGTGCCCGGCATCATCATGACCCCCATCAGTCCTTTTACCCTTACCAACCGGCCGCTGATCGTTCCGGATTCGGTGACGATCACCATCAAGCTGGCGGAAAAGTCTGCGGATATCCTCTTGACGTTTGACGGCCAGGCCGGCATCGAGATAGATGAGCACGATACGATTACCGTCCGCCGGGACCAGCACCCCATTCACATGATCACCATCCCGGGACAGGACTATTTCGATGTGCTCAAGGCCAAACTGAGGTGGAGCGGGGGCCGGGTCTAG
- a CDS encoding tetratricopeptide repeat protein, which produces MIQCSSLISFFFKKQAAAEKFADALFFVQQTLKKQHDERRALFESEAAQYRALAIKPPMSEEQRKHIVLANVLTQRKDYAGAIDLYLKAIDLDPVSYPGAYFNLALLYAQVQRHNKAISFMKQYLLLVPDAADARSAQDKIYEWELMINK; this is translated from the coding sequence ATGATCCAGTGCAGCAGCCTGATTTCATTCTTCTTTAAAAAGCAGGCCGCTGCGGAAAAATTTGCCGATGCCCTCTTTTTTGTACAGCAGACGCTGAAAAAACAGCATGACGAGCGACGCGCCCTTTTTGAATCAGAGGCGGCGCAATACCGCGCGCTGGCAATCAAACCGCCGATGTCGGAGGAGCAGAGAAAACATATTGTTCTGGCCAATGTATTGACTCAGCGCAAAGACTATGCCGGAGCCATCGACCTGTACCTGAAAGCCATCGATCTGGATCCGGTGTCCTATCCCGGGGCCTACTTCAACCTGGCCCTGCTTTATGCGCAGGTGCAGCGGCATAACAAGGCGATTTCCTTTATGAAGCAATACCTGCTGCTCGTTCCCGACGCTGCAGACGCCCGCAGCGCCCAGGACAAAATCTATGAATGGGAGCTGATGATAAATAAATAG
- a CDS encoding GGDEF domain-containing protein — MATSNVKNQKLEPIQLLQKDDLQAEDQSMGPRVAENFLRSELKELLAVIIFAFLGTALMMYLNAFEKLFMFSRPLEHFQFDEIAAFLPSFLAIGFVLFSYRRIQKLESEVIKRLEVERKLLMSEEEYKNLSITDDLTRLYNARHFFRKLKEEINRMMRYKQPMSLLLIDIDDFKKVNDQYGHLTGDKVLKIAGGIIAAFLRKTDTPYRYGGEEFAVLLPGTGIEAAMNVAERIGKGFEAQDFSFITNETLTITVSMGASQFKPGKEMEALV, encoded by the coding sequence ATGGCTACGTCTAACGTAAAAAATCAGAAATTAGAGCCAATTCAACTGCTGCAAAAAGATGATTTGCAGGCCGAGGATCAATCGATGGGTCCCCGGGTTGCTGAAAACTTTCTGCGCTCTGAATTGAAAGAACTTTTGGCCGTCATTATTTTTGCATTCCTGGGCACTGCATTAATGATGTATCTGAATGCATTTGAAAAACTTTTCATGTTCTCCCGTCCGTTAGAACACTTTCAATTTGATGAAATTGCTGCTTTTCTGCCTTCCTTTTTGGCAATTGGATTCGTGTTGTTTTCTTATCGCCGAATCCAAAAACTGGAGTCTGAGGTGATCAAGCGCCTTGAGGTGGAAAGAAAACTCCTGATGAGCGAGGAAGAATATAAGAATCTAAGCATTACTGACGATCTCACCCGACTATACAACGCGAGACATTTTTTTAGAAAATTGAAAGAAGAAATCAACCGGATGATGCGCTATAAACAGCCAATGTCCTTATTGCTTATTGATATCGATGACTTCAAGAAAGTAAACGACCAGTACGGGCACCTGACCGGTGACAAAGTCCTGAAAATTGCGGGAGGGATCATCGCGGCTTTTTTACGGAAAACAGATACCCCCTACCGGTATGGCGGAGAGGAATTTGCAGTTCTTTTGCCCGGAACCGGGATCGAGGCAGCCATGAATGTTGCTGAAAGAATCGGAAAGGGGTTTGAAGCACAGGATTTCTCTTTCATTACAAATGAGACTTTAACCATTACTGTCAGCATGGGTGCGTCCCAATTTAAACCGGGGAAGGAGATGGAAGCCCTTGTATAA
- a CDS encoding MlaD family protein: protein MELKYSSKERVAGVFVICSVLLLVTTLVIIGRGKDWFKKYVPYYTTFDESYNLQQDTAVKLLETNIGKIKNISLLGDRVRVELLILEEYAPRIRTGAVATVGSPTFIGSEYLSIKPGKNKDAPLIPEGGLIPSSPRRSLTDLLEEFEVEKTAKLVVQAVQDFSELAHIIRQPEGPLFRILNDITTTIGHIENIARGLQAGKGTAGSLLKSNQLINSIHENLTKVGAILDHIEITTATLPQKATRIDEILDHINEAAAKTPGAMDKVQENLVTIQAAGEGLVENITQLKAILKEVKENLDAFKVILNNMETASFDVPKVTRSTAEGIKEVRESIENIDKVVKSLQQNFLIRPNLPPEPVGRNTDAGLRQ from the coding sequence ATGGAACTGAAATACAGCAGCAAAGAGAGGGTTGCGGGTGTTTTCGTGATCTGCAGCGTCCTGCTTCTTGTCACCACACTGGTCATTATCGGAAGGGGCAAGGATTGGTTTAAAAAATATGTCCCCTATTATACCACCTTTGACGAAAGTTATAACCTGCAGCAAGATACCGCGGTAAAACTGCTGGAAACCAACATCGGCAAAATTAAAAATATTTCACTCCTGGGCGACCGGGTCCGGGTGGAGTTGTTGATTTTGGAAGAATACGCCCCCAGGATCCGGACCGGCGCCGTGGCGACCGTGGGCAGTCCGACCTTTATCGGCTCCGAATATCTTTCCATCAAGCCCGGCAAAAACAAAGATGCGCCCCTGATCCCCGAAGGCGGTCTGATCCCTTCCTCCCCCAGAAGATCCCTTACGGACCTTCTGGAAGAATTTGAAGTGGAAAAAACCGCCAAATTGGTCGTCCAGGCGGTCCAGGATTTTTCAGAGCTGGCCCACATCATTCGCCAGCCCGAGGGTCCCCTCTTCCGGATACTCAACGACATCACCACCACCATCGGCCATATTGAAAATATTGCCCGGGGGCTCCAGGCGGGCAAGGGAACGGCCGGCTCGCTGTTAAAATCCAATCAGCTCATAAACAGCATCCATGAAAATTTAACCAAAGTAGGCGCGATTCTCGATCATATTGAAATTACCACCGCAACGCTGCCCCAGAAAGCGACCCGGATCGATGAGATCCTTGACCATATCAATGAGGCTGCCGCCAAGACGCCCGGGGCAATGGATAAGGTTCAGGAGAACCTGGTAACGATCCAGGCGGCGGGGGAAGGCCTGGTTGAGAATATAACGCAGCTTAAGGCAATTCTGAAAGAGGTCAAAGAAAATCTGGATGCATTCAAAGTCATCCTGAACAACATGGAAACGGCAAGTTTTGACGTCCCAAAAGTTACCCGATCAACGGCTGAAGGAATCAAAGAGGTCAGGGAAAGCATCGAAAACATCGACAAGGTGGTGAAGTCGCTACAACAGAACTTTTTGATCCGGCCGAATCTCCCGCCTGAACCGGTGGGCAGAAATACTGATGCGGGTTTAAGGCAGTAG
- a CDS encoding ABC transporter permease, producing MNQLAGHIGRRTLAAVDHMLDLFAFIYSILKLIFHRPPTGRAMLKKFTLEQIYFTAYQALYVIIPVALLIGSMLIVQFAKVSAQYDLGKIMVLLVVREIGPLVTALVVILRTATAVSIEIGYMQVFHEMEAIEMAGIDPLRIICLPRLVGITAAILCLFVIFNLVAVIGGYLIVWIFTYIPIKNLFGQIEAAITFTDILVGIIKALLFGLSITVICLYHGFKPDMKITGIPAQTSKVAIECFFSCLVIDVIISVLFYL from the coding sequence ATGAATCAACTGGCCGGTCACATCGGACGGCGGACCCTGGCAGCCGTCGATCATATGCTTGATTTGTTCGCTTTTATTTACAGTATTTTAAAGCTGATTTTCCATCGACCCCCAACCGGCCGGGCGATGTTAAAAAAGTTCACCCTCGAACAAATATACTTTACGGCCTATCAGGCGCTTTACGTCATCATACCCGTTGCACTGCTCATCGGCAGCATGCTGATCGTCCAGTTTGCCAAGGTTTCAGCCCAGTATGATCTCGGCAAAATAATGGTTTTACTGGTCGTCCGCGAAATCGGCCCCCTTGTAACGGCGCTGGTTGTCATATTAAGAACCGCCACCGCCGTCAGCATCGAAATCGGCTACATGCAGGTATTTCATGAAATGGAAGCCATTGAGATGGCCGGCATCGACCCCCTGCGAATTATTTGTCTTCCCAGACTCGTGGGGATAACGGCCGCCATTCTTTGTCTTTTTGTTATCTTTAACCTGGTGGCCGTGATCGGCGGATATCTGATAGTGTGGATTTTCACTTATATTCCCATAAAAAATCTCTTTGGACAAATCGAGGCGGCGATTACATTCACCGACATCCTGGTGGGGATTATCAAAGCGCTTCTCTTCGGGCTATCCATTACCGTTATATGTCTCTACCACGGGTTTAAACCCGACATGAAGATAACGGGAATTCCGGCGCAAACTTCAAAAGTGGCCATAGAATGCTTTTTCAGCTGTTTGGTCATAGATGTCATTATTTCGGTTTTATTTTACCTGTGA
- a CDS encoding adenylate/guanylate cyclase domain-containing protein produces MKISKKLHPFMLTMLAVMAGIGAYLFGIPFLDVMELKTIDLRFESRGSKVPGPEVVLAVIDEKSIAREGKWIWPRSKIAELVNRLSAYGAKVVAFDIGFLEPDENAGGRVIEQIIEKINTSGGQNQAIQNYLKKLKSESDNDRRLADAIRNSSAKVVLGYFFQMAPHGSDQLSAEEYHRHQENVKGSRYQFVRFKSDNARKVKLMEPALPQSNITAISEATDYAGFFNMEADRDGVVRWIPAVFKYKDTLYAPLAVMAAGAFLDSPPSLQVADYGIESLQVDRISIPVDELGRIMINYRGGAKTYPHISVTDILNGNVAEADLRDKIVIVGATAVGIYDLRVTPFSSVYPGVEIHANIIDNILSKNFLYQPSWAAVFDIFGIIATGLILGFILPRTGVFTGILSSLMVFAGYIFVCQLFFTQKGFILNLVYPLAVLLMVYVIITAYKYLVESRQKRFIKDAFSTYLAPSVVKQLIDSPEKLVLGGEKRVITAFFSDVQGFTSISEKLSPEKLVEILNEFLTEMTDIILKDEGTVDKFEGDAIIAFFGAPNELENHAATACAASIEMQKKLAKLRAKWKAEGKSELMMRIGLCSGAAVVGNMGSKNRMDYTMMGDTVNTAARLEGVNKVYGTYTLVSDTTCHAAGQNFIFREIDKINVVGKKEPITIYQLLGYAGESDERMDKVRDFYARGLKAYQSREWEQAIGFFNEVLKIAPEDGPSLSLRGRCQTLHENPPGKDWNGAFVIKHK; encoded by the coding sequence ATGAAGATCAGTAAAAAACTCCACCCGTTTATGCTGACGATGCTGGCCGTTATGGCAGGGATCGGTGCGTATTTGTTCGGAATTCCTTTTCTCGACGTGATGGAGCTTAAAACCATTGACTTGCGGTTTGAATCCCGGGGAAGCAAAGTTCCCGGTCCGGAGGTAGTGCTGGCAGTCATCGACGAGAAAAGCATCGCCCGGGAAGGCAAATGGATCTGGCCCCGTTCGAAAATAGCGGAACTTGTCAATCGGCTATCCGCTTACGGTGCAAAAGTGGTGGCTTTTGACATCGGTTTTCTGGAGCCCGATGAAAATGCCGGCGGGCGGGTCATCGAGCAAATCATTGAAAAAATCAACACAAGCGGCGGGCAAAATCAGGCGATTCAGAATTACTTGAAAAAATTAAAATCTGAATCGGATAATGACCGCCGCCTGGCGGATGCGATCCGAAACTCAAGCGCAAAGGTGGTGCTGGGATATTTCTTCCAGATGGCCCCCCACGGGTCAGACCAGTTGTCGGCGGAAGAATATCATCGGCACCAGGAAAACGTCAAAGGCTCCCGGTACCAATTTGTTCGGTTTAAGTCTGACAATGCCCGCAAGGTCAAATTGATGGAGCCGGCGTTGCCGCAATCAAACATTACGGCCATTTCAGAGGCAACGGATTATGCCGGTTTTTTTAATATGGAAGCGGATCGGGACGGCGTTGTCCGGTGGATTCCAGCGGTTTTTAAATACAAAGACACCCTTTATGCCCCGCTGGCGGTGATGGCCGCCGGGGCTTTTCTGGACAGTCCGCCGTCCCTTCAAGTGGCTGATTACGGGATTGAATCCTTGCAGGTGGATCGGATTTCCATTCCCGTCGACGAACTTGGGCGCATCATGATAAATTATCGCGGCGGCGCTAAGACCTATCCGCATATTTCAGTTACCGACATCCTTAACGGAAATGTCGCCGAGGCGGATTTAAGGGATAAAATCGTCATCGTCGGCGCCACGGCCGTGGGAATTTATGATTTAAGGGTAACGCCTTTTTCCAGTGTTTACCCCGGAGTTGAGATTCACGCCAATATCATCGATAATATCCTGTCAAAAAATTTTTTGTACCAACCCTCATGGGCGGCTGTGTTCGATATTTTTGGAATCATAGCGACCGGATTAATATTGGGCTTTATTTTGCCGCGTACGGGTGTTTTTACAGGTATTCTGTCCAGCTTAATGGTCTTTGCCGGGTATATCTTTGTGTGCCAGTTGTTTTTCACGCAAAAGGGATTCATCCTCAACCTGGTATATCCCCTGGCCGTTCTGTTGATGGTGTATGTCATTATTACGGCATACAAATATTTGGTTGAATCCCGGCAAAAGCGGTTTATTAAAGATGCTTTTTCCACTTATCTGGCCCCCTCGGTGGTCAAGCAGCTGATCGATTCACCGGAAAAGCTGGTGCTGGGGGGCGAGAAGCGTGTCATTACCGCTTTTTTTTCAGACGTCCAGGGCTTTACCAGTATTTCGGAAAAGCTGAGCCCTGAAAAGCTGGTTGAAATTTTAAATGAATTCTTGACGGAGATGACCGATATCATCCTGAAAGATGAAGGAACGGTGGACAAATTCGAAGGGGATGCCATTATTGCATTTTTTGGCGCGCCCAACGAACTTGAAAATCATGCGGCAACGGCCTGTGCCGCCTCCATCGAAATGCAAAAAAAGCTGGCCAAGCTCCGGGCAAAGTGGAAGGCGGAAGGAAAGTCCGAACTCATGATGCGGATCGGTCTTTGCAGCGGCGCGGCCGTCGTCGGCAATATGGGCTCCAAAAATCGCATGGATTATACCATGATGGGCGATACGGTGAATACCGCCGCCCGCCTGGAGGGCGTCAACAAGGTCTATGGCACCTACACGCTGGTCAGTGATACGACTTGTCATGCGGCCGGCCAAAATTTTATATTCAGGGAAATCGACAAAATCAATGTTGTCGGGAAAAAAGAACCGATCACCATTTATCAGCTGTTGGGCTATGCGGGCGAAAGCGATGAGCGCATGGATAAGGTGCGCGATTTTTATGCACGCGGTCTTAAAGCCTATCAATCCCGGGAATGGGAACAGGCCATCGGTTTTTTTAATGAGGTTTTGAAAATTGCCCCCGAAGACGGCCCCAGTCTGAGCTTGCGGGGTCGCTGTCAGACGTTGCATGAAAATCCTCCGGGGAAAGACTGGAACGGCGCTTTTGTTATCAAACACAAATAA
- a CDS encoding CsgG/HfaB family protein codes for MSQKRYFRIGTALFMALFLYACAAGQKQYDIGTQLGQAGKYKEAIAYLKQAIELEPGNTAYQKALADLIDSHVNKFVAQGTQALNSESPVTLTAINRAMDQLQLAREIAPDSPAVTDLSAKIESQQQVLLEDIQKLYSQAKQNTAAQEWVEAYFNLQQIQNRYPNYEDSFQLLNEVANKGSEAFYQKAQALFDREDFKGADEYLRKALSLRGDSRPAREMQALIRERNNKEYFIGRAREAITAQKWDRAVGAYERALEYDPENKDLRQLIIQVRTKAGEFNIRKSKELMDQGWLLQAFEAYASAVRNIDDPKDFKLNSLLKDLTDRAVYAAEQFKEQNRFGAAWFWFEKIRNVDPQYKDIFFLTQAMEDQIKQRVQKSIAVFDFNSPTDNKDAGVIVANNLITNLFNNASGDIKILERENLKSILEEMKLGQIGVVSANSAKEMGRVYGIDVAIMGSVLLYKVDSSVSQGTKSVRYQIGTKIEDNIEYLNWKAKHPTPNEKQLAEAPPAKVTVPEIAEKDYQVSNHKKVGFVQLSFRIVDVRTGENIQVRTIESKKTVQDETSAGLPEAKVKFDPLDIPTDTELLQKMTDEVVSELGREALRPLSNLEKTYFQEGEKLIRRRDRLEAAENFINAVFDERLKQIQGSPMTQQALENLDDIFRNYKIAIGG; via the coding sequence ATGTCTCAAAAAAGATATTTTCGTATCGGAACCGCCCTGTTCATGGCGCTTTTCCTTTACGCCTGTGCCGCGGGTCAAAAACAGTATGATATCGGAACGCAGCTGGGACAGGCCGGCAAGTACAAGGAAGCCATTGCCTATTTAAAGCAGGCCATTGAACTGGAGCCCGGCAACACCGCCTATCAGAAGGCCCTGGCCGATCTCATCGACAGCCATGTCAATAAATTTGTCGCCCAGGGGACGCAGGCTTTGAATTCCGAGTCGCCGGTGACATTGACGGCCATTAACCGGGCCATGGACCAACTGCAGCTGGCCAGGGAAATCGCCCCGGATTCTCCGGCCGTGACAGATCTTTCCGCAAAGATCGAAAGCCAGCAACAAGTTCTGCTGGAAGATATCCAAAAGCTTTATTCCCAGGCAAAGCAAAATACGGCCGCGCAGGAATGGGTCGAAGCCTATTTCAACCTGCAGCAGATCCAAAACAGATATCCCAATTATGAAGACTCCTTCCAACTCTTAAATGAAGTCGCCAATAAGGGATCAGAGGCGTTTTATCAAAAGGCCCAAGCCCTATTTGACCGGGAAGATTTTAAGGGGGCCGACGAGTACCTGCGTAAAGCGCTTTCGTTAAGGGGGGACAGCAGGCCCGCCCGGGAAATGCAGGCGCTTATCCGGGAGCGTAACAACAAGGAATATTTTATCGGCCGGGCACGGGAGGCGATTACCGCGCAGAAATGGGATCGTGCCGTCGGCGCCTACGAGCGGGCGCTGGAATACGACCCGGAAAACAAAGACCTCCGGCAGCTGATTATACAGGTTCGCACCAAAGCCGGGGAATTCAATATTCGTAAATCCAAGGAGTTAATGGATCAGGGCTGGCTGCTGCAGGCTTTTGAAGCATACGCGTCGGCCGTCCGCAACATCGATGACCCCAAAGACTTTAAGCTGAACAGCCTGCTCAAGGACCTGACGGACCGGGCCGTTTATGCGGCTGAGCAGTTCAAAGAGCAAAACCGTTTCGGTGCAGCCTGGTTCTGGTTTGAAAAAATAAGAAATGTCGATCCCCAGTACAAGGACATTTTCTTTTTGACCCAGGCGATGGAGGATCAGATCAAGCAGCGGGTCCAGAAATCCATCGCGGTTTTTGATTTCAACAGCCCGACGGACAATAAAGATGCCGGCGTCATTGTTGCCAACAACCTGATTACAAACTTATTCAATAACGCCAGCGGCGACATTAAAATCCTGGAAAGAGAAAATTTAAAATCCATTCTGGAAGAAATGAAACTGGGACAGATCGGCGTGGTTTCGGCAAACTCGGCCAAGGAGATGGGCCGGGTATACGGAATCGATGTCGCCATTATGGGTAGCGTGTTGTTGTATAAAGTGGATTCCTCCGTTTCCCAGGGAACCAAGTCGGTCCGTTATCAGATCGGAACCAAGATCGAAGACAACATTGAATACCTGAACTGGAAGGCCAAGCATCCGACCCCGAATGAAAAGCAGCTGGCCGAGGCGCCGCCGGCTAAAGTCACCGTCCCTGAGATTGCCGAAAAAGATTATCAGGTTTCCAATCACAAAAAAGTCGGATTTGTACAGCTGTCTTTTCGGATTGTGGATGTTCGCACCGGCGAGAACATCCAGGTCCGGACCATCGAGAGCAAAAAAACCGTTCAAGATGAAACCAGCGCCGGACTGCCGGAGGCAAAAGTCAAGTTTGACCCCCTGGATATTCCGACGGATACGGAACTGCTTCAAAAAATGACGGATGAGGTGGTGTCGGAACTGGGAAGGGAAGCCTTGCGGCCGTTGAGCAATCTTGAGAAAACCTATTTCCAGGAAGGGGAGAAGCTTATCCGGCGCCGCGACAGGCTGGAGGCGGCTGAGAATTTCATAAATGCGGTTTTTGACGAAAGATTAAAACAGATTCAGGGATCTCCCATGACGCAACAAGCGTTGGAAAACCTGGATGATATTTTTCGGAATTATAAAATAGCCATTGGAGGGTGA